DNA sequence from the Acidobacteriota bacterium genome:
GACCACGGTGGCAACGGCGTCAGCGGCGTCTCCGTCCGCCTCCGGATCGAATTCGACTTCAGCAGAAGGAGCGACCCACGCCTGTGGGACGCCGTAGACGGATTCCCCTCCCAGGTCACGGACCAGCACGGCCGGTTCCGGTTCAATGGTCTCGCTGCCGGCACCTGGTCGGCCGAGGCAAGCAGGGGAGCGGAGGGTGCGAAGCTCGACGGGATCGAGTTGATTCCGGGCGGAGAACGAGAGATCGAACTCCTCCTGCGGACCAGGGACCGGCTGATTGTCACCGTCGTGACCGAGGTCGGCGAGCCTGTGGCCGACGCTCGGATTCGTGTGGAAACACCAGGCGAGCGGTTTCCGACCGGCTCCGGACGAACGGACGGCAGCGGGCGCGACGTGATCCACATCGACCCGGGCCCGGCCACGGTCAAGGTCAGCCACACAACGCTCCGCGACGAGTCGCGACAAGTGCGGCTCGATCCGGGCGACAACGAGGTTCGATTCCAGCTTCGGCCAGGCGTGGAACTCAGCGGCACGGTCCGCTCGTACGACGGCGCCCCTCTGGCCCTGGCTACCGTGGAGGCCGAAACCGAGTACGCCTTCGGCGTCGAGTCGCACGACACGAACACCGTCTCCGACCACAACGGCGCCTTCCGCCTCACCGGGCTCGAAACGCGCCGCTACAACCTGACTGCCCGCTCGCCCGGCTATGCGGATGGCGGCCCGGACGAGCCGATCGAGATCGGCGATGCCACAGTCGAAGGCATCGAGATCGTCCTGGAACCGGAAGTATCCATCGTCGGCGTTGTAACCGGGCTGTCGCCGTCCGATCTGAACCAGGTGGAAGTCTCCGCGTGGAACTGGCCCCGTCACCGCGACGCGACGAGGGGCACCGACGGGAACTTCTCGATTCAGGGGATCGGCCCGGGGACATGGGAAGTCACGGCGATCAAGGGCGAGTGGGAGCGAACCGTCGAGCGGACCGTGACGATCGAGCGCGGCATGACCGAGGTCTTCGTCGAACTGCCGTTCGAACGCGGGCTGCGCCTGTCCGGACAAGTGGTGGAAGACGGTGCGCCGCTTGGCGGCGCAAACCTGTGGGTGGGCGACGCGTCCGCCCGCGCCGACCGCGAAGGCCGCTTCGCGCTGGAGGGGCTCGACCCCGGCCCGAATCAAGTGACCATCAGTCGGCCGGACTTCAGTGGCCTGCAGTACCAGTCGATCGATCTGCAGACGGATCTGGAAGACGTCCGCTTCGAACTCGAGCCGACCGCGGCGACCGTCGCCGGTGTCGTCGTCGACGCCGAGACCGGCCAGCCGGTCGACTACGCCAGGCTGATGGCCGCCGACGCCGCGACGATTGGCGCCATCGCGGCAGGTGACCGTAGTGGCGGACCACTCGTCGGCGTCAGTTACGTTCTCACTCAAGGCGCAGGCCACTTCAAGCTCGAGTTGCGCGAGAACGCCGACCACTTGTGGGTGTCTCTCGACGGGTACGAGGGCGCTCAGATTCCTCTGAACATCTCGCCGGGGGAGCACCGCGAAGGCTTGGTGATCCGGCTGCAACCGGCGCCGGCCGAATCGCCGAACCAATAGCGCCCGGCGTGCCGGTCCATGAGCGGATCTGACCGGTTTCGTGCGAATCTGGCCGGAGTTGGCCGCGTGGTGTCCGGTTTCTCCTCGCTCGAGTAGGTACAGTCGTTGAGCAGAGCGATGTCCAGCTTCAAGCAAGAAAGCCGACTCGCGCCACTCCGTTACGTCTCGGCTCTCGGTCTCAGCCTGTTCGCTGCCGGTGCCCTGGCGCAGCCCACGGCGGAGGTTCCGCTAACGGTCACCGGCACGCTCGTGGACGAACGCGGCGCTCCCGCAGCCGGCGCCGAGGTGGTGCTCCGGCCCTACCCGAGCACTTACGAGGTCGACCTCGATCTGCTGGGCTACGACGCGCTGCCGGCGGCCGTGGACCGCATGCAATCGGGCCCGGACGGCAGTTTCCTGCTCAAGGCGCCCGTTCCCGGGCCCTACCGTTTCGAGATCCGCCCCGCACCTCCGGCGGCCTCGCCCGACGCCGCCGTGCCCCTCGTCTACGAGAACCTCGCACCCCTGGAGGCACCGCGGACTCTCCAGGCGAACGAGCTGCCCGATCGACATCTCGTCGCCACCCGCGTCCTGGATGCCGCCGGCCGACCGATCGAAGGTGCCTTGGTCATCGCGAGTCCCACGCGGACCAGGTCCCCTCGCTACCAGGGGCGAAACTCCGACCAGCAGTCCGAACGCCTCTACCCCCGCTTCCAGGCCGCAGCCGCTCGGACGGATGAAGAAGGCAATGCCCGCTTCCTGATGCCGACGACCAACGCCAACATCACCGTGTCGGCCTCAGGCTTCGGTGCCGATAGGGCAACGACGGAGGGGGGTCGCGCCGCCTTCGTCCTGGCGCCCGAACCGGGCATCCGGTTCCGAGTCAGCGGACCCGACGGTGCGCCGGCGCCCGGGATCCTTCTCCGAACTCACGGCAAGACCAGGGCGCCCCTGGCTGTAACCGACGAGCAGGGCGAGGCAATCATCGGCAACATCGCCGAAGCCGCCTACGAGTTGCAGCGCTGGGACAACGCCTTCGCTCGGGTTCCCCAGCACAGCACCGATCCTGCCGACTCCGCCGCCGGCCAACGAATCGTCGATCTTCGGCTGGAAGCTCCGCACCGCATTCCAGGTCGCATCGTCGACCGTGTCTCCGGCGCTCCGGTCGCCGGCGCGGCGATCTGGGTCACTGGCTCGCCTGGTGAGAACGCTCAAAGCGGCCCCACCGGGCAGTTCGTGTTGAACTCCCGACCCCGTGAGGAGTCGACCCAGGTGTGGGTATCGGCCGGCGGCTACGTCTCCACCGGTGTGAGCGCGGGAGTTCCGGAGTACCGAGTTACCGATGAAGCGACGGTCGCCTTGAGACCGGCAGCTCCCCTCTACGGCTTCGTCACGGACGCAGCCGATCAGCCGGTCGTCGGCGCCGACATCTCGGCGCAGCCCCGGGGCACGGAGTCGATCGCCAGCCTGATCTCCATCCGTCCGCAACGCGCGACTTCGGCAGACGACGGTTCCTTCCGGATGGCCGGCATCGTCTACCACAACCCCTACCGGCTCACGATCCGCGCAGAGGGATTCGCGAGCTTCGCCGTCGATCTGCCACCCTACGAACCTGGGGCGACCGTCGGCCCCGTTCGAATCCGCCTACCCGAAGGGCGCCAGGCACGGGGCCGCGTCGTGGACACGGACGGAAGCCCCGTGGCAGGTGCGGAAGTCAAGCTGCGGTGGCCGGAACAGAAGCAGCCACGGTTCCCCGGCCTCCGCGATGCGGACGCCACCGAACCGGTCGCCACCGACGACCAGGGAGCGTTCGTAATCGCCGGCGTGAAGACCGGCGAGTACGGCCTGCACGTCTCGCACGCCGAGTTCGTCAGCCAGGGCGATGTCGCGATCGAGGTTCCCGAAGGCCGGGGAGAGGTCGATCTAGGGGACTTTACGCTGGTGCCGGGAGCGGAGATTCTCGGCGTCGTGGTCGACCCCGACCAGGAACCGGTGGAGGGCGCGCTCGTCCAGTTTCTGGAATACGGCCCGAATCGAAACGAACGCTCCGCCAGGACCGATGCGGAGGGCAGTTTCAAGCTCACCGGGCTTCCACACGAGCAGGTCGATCTCACTGTCGAGGCGGAGGGCTACCCCTCGTTCGCGGTTCGAGGGGCGCGACCGGCGACTGGGGAGCCGATCCTGATCCAACTCGTGCGAGGAGCCTCTCTCTCGGGCCGCGTACTGACCGCCACGGGGACCGCCGCGGTGGACGCCAGAGTCAACCTGGAGCCCGACATGCAAACCCGACTGCGAGGCCGCATCCTCTCACTGAGAGACTTGAGGTCGCGTACCGACGGTGACGGCCGTTTCTCCTTCGGGCAGCTGTTTCCAGGAACGTGGTCCGTTGAGGCGAGCGTCGGGACCGAAGCCGTCCGAACCGATCCCCTCGAGCTCATCTCCGGGGCCGAACGGACGATCGAACTGCATCTTCACGCCCAGGACCAGTTGACGGTCATCGTAACGGCTTCCTCAGGGCGACCCGTGACCGAAGCGCAGATCCGGCTGGAGCCGAAGGACGGAGCCCAGTCACGCGAGTTCGACCTCACGGACGGCAGCGGACGCGCCCAACTCGAGGTCCGCGCCGGGCCGGCCACGCTGACCGTCAAGCATCCAGATCACCTCGACGAAACACGGGAGATCGTCGTCGGGCCGGGAAGCACCGAGTTGGCGGTTCAACTCCAGGCCGGCGGCGAGATCAACGGCCTCGTCCGGTCGGCGAGCGGCGCCCCGGTTCCGGCGACCGTCGAGGCCCACCCCGAGGAATCCGCGGAGACGGACGTCAGCCTGCGCAGATACATGAATCCGCCAACCACGACGACCGCCGACAACAC
Encoded proteins:
- a CDS encoding carboxypeptidase regulatory-like domain-containing protein; translation: MSRAMSSFKQESRLAPLRYVSALGLSLFAAGALAQPTAEVPLTVTGTLVDERGAPAAGAEVVLRPYPSTYEVDLDLLGYDALPAAVDRMQSGPDGSFLLKAPVPGPYRFEIRPAPPAASPDAAVPLVYENLAPLEAPRTLQANELPDRHLVATRVLDAAGRPIEGALVIASPTRTRSPRYQGRNSDQQSERLYPRFQAAAARTDEEGNARFLMPTTNANITVSASGFGADRATTEGGRAAFVLAPEPGIRFRVSGPDGAPAPGILLRTHGKTRAPLAVTDEQGEAIIGNIAEAAYELQRWDNAFARVPQHSTDPADSAAGQRIVDLRLEAPHRIPGRIVDRVSGAPVAGAAIWVTGSPGENAQSGPTGQFVLNSRPREESTQVWVSAGGYVSTGVSAGVPEYRVTDEATVALRPAAPLYGFVTDAADQPVVGADISAQPRGTESIASLISIRPQRATSADDGSFRMAGIVYHNPYRLTIRAEGFASFAVDLPPYEPGATVGPVRIRLPEGRQARGRVVDTDGSPVAGAEVKLRWPEQKQPRFPGLRDADATEPVATDDQGAFVIAGVKTGEYGLHVSHAEFVSQGDVAIEVPEGRGEVDLGDFTLVPGAEILGVVVDPDQEPVEGALVQFLEYGPNRNERSARTDAEGSFKLTGLPHEQVDLTVEAEGYPSFAVRGARPATGEPILIQLVRGASLSGRVLTATGTAAVDARVNLEPDMQTRLRGRILSLRDLRSRTDGDGRFSFGQLFPGTWSVEASVGTEAVRTDPLELISGAERTIELHLHAQDQLTVIVTASSGRPVTEAQIRLEPKDGAQSREFDLTDGSGRAQLEVRAGPATLTVKHPDHLDETREIVVGPGSTELAVQLQAGGEINGLVRSASGAPVPATVEAHPEESAETDVSLRRYMNPPTTTTADNTGFFRLTGLEAGRYFLVAHAAGYAESGPVEAIDLDGRGVAGVEIVLESGASLRGAVTGLRPADLAEVTITATRQAQWQSATPDTEGNFTIENLAPGTWQVVARRGERFASRSVERSVTIATAGAEEFVELPFNRGLRLTGQVLAAGAPLVGGQVLADRQGDEDFRYAEVDQQGRFEMNGLQAGSYRLRVSTVFDGAEYRTIELQTDLEGLRIDLQPEAILSGIVLDATTGLPLRDVSLEAGDAASIAALAGGDDERLVYLSGVIAGDAFSENGRFEIRLGPGAEQLWVTHDGYQGALVPLNIGPGQRQEGLVIQLQPAASEPADR